The nucleotide window CATTCGCCGCCATCGACCAGAACCTCTGGCTGGTGACGGTGACCGCGAACGTCCAGGTGACGCCGCGATATCCGGGTTCGCAAGATTACACCCCGATCGGCTATCCCTCGATCAGCATCAGCAAGGTCGGGGCGCCGCGCCGGTTCTCGTCGCCGGATGACGGCATCAGCTTCTCGCTCTACGATTCGGCCCGCTTCACCGCGGGCGTCACCGCGCGCTACGTCCCCGGCCGCTATTACGGTGACGACCGCCGCAACCTCTTCGGCCTGCGCGATGCGCAATTCGCCATCGAGCCCGGCCTCTTCGTCGAATATTATCCCGTGGAATGGCTGCGCACCCGCGCCGAGATCCGCCATGGCATCTTCGGCCATCACGGCTTCGTCGGATCGCTCGGCGCCGATGTGATCCAGCCCTTCGACCGCTGGCAGGTCTCGCTCGGCCCGCGCTTCAATTTCGGCGACGAATCCTTCGCCAAGCGCTATTTCGGCGTGCAGCCGTTCGAAGCCGCCCTCAACGGCGGGCTGACGCCGTTCAAGCCCGACAATTACCTCACAGTGGGCGCCCTCGGGGCCCTCACCTATACGTTCGACGAAAAATGGGCCGTGACGGGGTATGTCGGCTACAACCGGATCGTCGGCTCCTCGGCCGACAGCCCGCTGGTGCGCGGTCGCTTCGGCTCACCGAACCAGTACACGTTCGGCATGAAGGTGAATTACAGCTTCGTCACCAAGCCCTGGTTCTGACAGGCCCCGGTTCTGAAGAGCCTACGGAATACGCACCGGGTCGGTGCGGATTCCGTGGGCTTCAGATCGGTCGCCGGGCCAGCACCCGCCGCCACGCAGAGGCTGCGAAGGCGAGAGACACGCCGTATTGCAGAAAGCCGTTCTCGGCGAGGTCCGCCGGGGCGAGATGCATCTGGAGCGCCCAGCGCGTGAGGGCGTTCGTCACGATGACGGCCGCGCAGAACGCTGCGGCAGTGATGAGGGCGGCAACGAAATCGGGCATGGCGCGACATCCGGAGAACCGGATCTCGGCGTAGCAAGCGGCGCGCCAGCCGCCTCTCTCAGGTGATCAGGCCGTGGGCGGGATCGTCGCCATCATGGCCGGATGCGCGGCAAAGCGTGTGAACCACGCTGCCAGATCCGGGTTTTCCCGCTTCCAGCCGAGCTCCGCGAAGCGAAGGTCGAGATAGCCCAGCGCGCAGGCGATGCTGATCGTCCCGATATCGATCCTCTCCCCGAAGCCGTCCGCCTCCGCGTTCAGATGCGCGAGTGCGCTGACGATCTTGGCCTCCTGCCCGTCCATCCAGGCGACGGAGCGTTCGGACGCGTCGCGGGCCGTGAGTTCGTAACGGATCAGCAGGGCCGCATCGAGGATGCCGTCGGCGATGGATTGCGCGTTGAGCGCCGCCCAGCGGGCGGGACCGGCCGGTGGGAACAGGTGACCGCCGGCGCGCGCATCGAGGTATTCGCAGATCACCCGGCTATCGGCGATGGCATGACCTTCCTCGTCGAGGAGGGTCGGCACCTGTGCCAGCGGGTGATGGGCGAGGATGGTGCCGTCGCGCTTCACCGGATGTGCCGCACTCGCCAGCAATTCGAGGCGGTCGGTGAGACCCAGCACGTGGGCGCAGACCATGACCTTCCGCGCGAAGGGCGAGAAGTGCGAATGGAACAGCTTCATCGGGACTCGCTGGGCTCGACGCATCGGCACGAGAATGTGCCGGCCTGCTTTCGGGAAAACCCGATCCGAAGACAAGCCCCGGCTGCACCTCGCCGACCCTCGAATGGGCTCGGCGAGGCCGGAAATCAGGGGCGGCGCACGGGCTTCGGCTTGGGTTGCGTCGCTGCCGCGGGCGTAGGCACGACGGGGGCCGCTGCGGCGGGCGCGGCGGTGGCGCGCGGGGTTTCCACCACGAGGCGCTTGACCGGCCAGCCGTCGCTCCAGCGCTCCATGTCGCTGAGGCGAGGATTGACCTTGAGGGTCGCCGGATCTCCGCCGAAGGCCGCGGCGGCGGCCAGATCGAAGGTCTTCCAATAGGCGAGGTAATCGAGGCTGTCGGCCCGCGAATTGTTCAGCTGCGCCAGCAGCGTCGTCTGTTCGCCCGACAGCGACATGTCCGCCGACCATTTGAACGGAGCGGGAGGCTGCTTCGGGTCGCGTGGCGGCTCCGGCGGCAGCTTGATCGCGCCCCCGTCATAGGCCGTGTCCACCGCGCCGGGCGAGGTCAGCGTCGCCGTCAGCGAGGGGAAGCCGTGATCGTCCGAGAGGGCGCGGATGAAGAGTTTGCGCTCGGGCGCGACGGCGCTCGATTCGCGCAGGAGCCGGCGTGCCGCGAGGTCGGCGGCGCGGGCATCGCGATCGCCGATGACGGTGATCACCAGCGTCTCCGGGGCGATCTTGGACAGGTCGCGCAACACCACGCCCCTGGACTTCGGATCGCTCGCGATGCCGCCCGGCATGATGGCGAAGACCAGGCGAGGCGCCGGAAGGCCGGAGCTTTCGGCATCTGCCGCGAGGTTGGCGGCGATCGGAGCGCCGGCCAGATGGCCGATCAGGGCGAGACGCTTCGGATTCGGCTTGGCATCAGGATCGCTCTCGAGATCCGCCAGGGCGGCCTTCACCAGTTTCTCGGCATTGGCGGTGGCATCCGCCGGCCGGGTCCGGTTGACCTCCTGAAAGCGCGGGAACAGGACGAGATATCCGGCGCGGGCGAGGTGTTCGATCCACGCGCCATAGGGCTGCGGGTTGGGGGCGCCCCAGGCATGGAGGAAAACCACCACCGGCCGCCCTTCGGCCGGGGCCGCTCCGGCCGAGTAGAATACGAAAGTCGCCGCACTGGGACGGCCGAGCGCACGCTTGACGATGGAGAGCGACCGGTTTCCGACGCCTCCGGGGCCATCCGCGGGCTGGGCGGGCGGTGTCGCGCCGAGGACCGGTTCGCACAAGGACGCGACGACGAGCGACACGCCGAGTACGAGGCAGGCTTTCAAACGCATGACAGGCTCGTCAGATCGATCCGGAAGGGCGCGTCCGGCATATCAGGTTTTGTCTGAGCGATGGGGAGGTGATGCAAGTCTTACGGTCAAGTCCTGGCGCTCTGCGTCATTCGAGCCGCACCGGTCACTGGCCGGCGACTACGACAGGACGGATCGAATTGCCTATCCCGCGACTTCGTCGGTATCGCGCATCTCGTCGATCAAGGACGCCAGGCGAAGCAGTTCTTCGGGAGCGGCGGGATCGATCATATCGCCATAGAGCGCGCGCAGATCGTCACCGACGATCTGCATCAGGCGCGACTCGGAGAAGATCGTATACGATTGGCCAGGGCGATTGATATTGGCCATGTTGACGTTGGCGGCGGTGTTCATTGGAAACCCGGAGGACCGTGATTGATCAATCGATGATTGAACTGGTCAACTGCCGGAGCCGATCAAGTTTCCATTTAATCCATGATAATTTTTGGCGCGGGGAAAAGCCCGACGTCAGGGGGCGTTGCCGCCGATCACGTCGATGCCCGGTCCCTGCTCCGGGGTGCGGCCCGCCGCTTCCTCGACCCAGGCGAGGATATCGGACGCGCGCCACGGCTTCGGGATGAAGGTCGCGGACACCCGCAGATCGCTCGGCTGATCGCCGGCATCGCCCGATGTCAGCAAGACCCGCACGCGGGGCCAGGTGACCCCGATGATGCGGGCGAGTTCGAAGCCGCCGATGGGGCCGGGCGTCCGCACGTCGGAGAAGACGACGCTGACCGCGCCGTCCTTCTCGTTCAGGATGGCGAGCGCCCGCTCGGCGGTCTCCGCCTCGATGACGCTGAAACCCGTCTCTTCCAGCAATGCGGCCGCGAGGAAGCGCTCATCGGGCTCGTCCTCGACGACGAGGATCACCGGTTTCTCGCCCGATGGATTCACAGCACTCATGGGTCCGGAACGCTCTTCAGGCTTGACGGCCGTATCGGCCGTCACCTCAGCAACGCTATGTCGTCGTACCCGTCAATGTGTCGATCCGGCGCTCGGACCATGAGTTGCACGATCGTCACTCGCGAAATTCACGATCCTCGCGGCGGTTTCTCGATTTTAGCAGAGCGGACGCTCTTGTGGGAGACGCGGGAGCGTGAAGAACCGCACTTTTCAAGACCGAGCGAGGACGGTGCGATTTAGCCGACCCCGTGGCTTTTGAGAAACGCCAGCGCACGCGCCCAGCCCTGTTCGGCGCTGTCCTTGCGATAGCTCGGCCGGTAATCGGCGTGGAACCCGTGCGGTGCTTCGGGAAAGACCACGAGTTCGACCGTGCGGCCGGCCGCGTTCGCACGATCTCGGGCCTCCTCGACGCTGGCGACGGGAATGCCGGTATCGGCTCCGCCATAGAGCGCCAGGAGCGGCGCGTGGATATCGGGCGCCACGTCTCCCGCCGTCTTCGGCTGCAGGTCGGTACGGTCGCCGCCGAGTGGGCCGTACCACGCCACCGCCGCCTTCAGATCCCGCCGATGCGCCGCATAGAGCCAGGCGCCCCGTCCGCCACGGCACCATCCCATCGTGCCGATCCGCTCCGGGTCGGCTTTCGAATCGGCGACGGCCCAGGAGGCGGCGGCATCGAGATCGGCGATCCATTCGGCGTCCGGCGTCTTCAGGATGACGTCGCGGACGATCGCCTTCACATCCGTCATCGTGGAGAGATCGCCCTGCCGCGCGTAGAGCTCGGGCGCGACCGCGCAATAGCCGGCCTTGGCCAGACGTCGGCAGACATCCTTGATGTATTCGTGAACCCCGAAGATCTCCTCGATGACGAGGATCAGCGGAAACGGCCCCGCCCCATCCGGCATCGCCCGGTAACCGGGCATCGGCCCGTCGGTCGCCGGGATCTTCACCTCTCCGGCGACGAGCCCGGTCGCATCGGTCGCGATCACCTGCGCCTGCGCATTCGCCTCGGCCAGGGTGAAGCCGGCGATGAGGCTCGTCATGACGAAGCCCCGGCGCGAGAAAGGCGGGATGACGAGCCCGTCGAGCCCGCCGAGTGCCTTGGTCGAACGGTCCTTGCCCGTGCCGTGATCGTCCATGAGATGCCCTCCCGCCCGACGCCGCGTCCGGCTTCTCAGGAAACTAGGGCATCCCCGGGCGAGGTCACGTCACGAG belongs to Methylobacterium sp. 77 and includes:
- a CDS encoding MipA/OmpV family protein: MSACLASGTGAHAADLMEVQRPPTFAAIDQNLWLVTVTANVQVTPRYPGSQDYTPIGYPSISISKVGAPRRFSSPDDGISFSLYDSARFTAGVTARYVPGRYYGDDRRNLFGLRDAQFAIEPGLFVEYYPVEWLRTRAEIRHGIFGHHGFVGSLGADVIQPFDRWQVSLGPRFNFGDESFAKRYFGVQPFEAALNGGLTPFKPDNYLTVGALGALTYTFDEKWAVTGYVGYNRIVGSSADSPLVRGRFGSPNQYTFGMKVNYSFVTKPWF
- a CDS encoding glutathione S-transferase family protein, producing MKLFHSHFSPFARKVMVCAHVLGLTDRLELLASAAHPVKRDGTILAHHPLAQVPTLLDEEGHAIADSRVICEYLDARAGGHLFPPAGPARWAALNAQSIADGILDAALLIRYELTARDASERSVAWMDGQEAKIVSALAHLNAEADGFGERIDIGTISIACALGYLDLRFAELGWKRENPDLAAWFTRFAAHPAMMATIPPTA
- a CDS encoding alpha/beta hydrolase — encoded protein: MRLKACLVLGVSLVVASLCEPVLGATPPAQPADGPGGVGNRSLSIVKRALGRPSAATFVFYSAGAAPAEGRPVVVFLHAWGAPNPQPYGAWIEHLARAGYLVLFPRFQEVNRTRPADATANAEKLVKAALADLESDPDAKPNPKRLALIGHLAGAPIAANLAADAESSGLPAPRLVFAIMPGGIASDPKSRGVVLRDLSKIAPETLVITVIGDRDARAADLAARRLLRESSAVAPERKLFIRALSDDHGFPSLTATLTSPGAVDTAYDGGAIKLPPEPPRDPKQPPAPFKWSADMSLSGEQTTLLAQLNNSRADSLDYLAYWKTFDLAAAAAFGGDPATLKVNPRLSDMERWSDGWPVKRLVVETPRATAAPAAAAPVVPTPAAATQPKPKPVRRP
- a CDS encoding response regulator, whose product is MSAVNPSGEKPVILVVEDEPDERFLAAALLEETGFSVIEAETAERALAILNEKDGAVSVVFSDVRTPGPIGGFELARIIGVTWPRVRVLLTSGDAGDQPSDLRVSATFIPKPWRASDILAWVEEAAGRTPEQGPGIDVIGGNAP
- a CDS encoding dienelactone hydrolase family protein is translated as MDDHGTGKDRSTKALGGLDGLVIPPFSRRGFVMTSLIAGFTLAEANAQAQVIATDATGLVAGEVKIPATDGPMPGYRAMPDGAGPFPLILVIEEIFGVHEYIKDVCRRLAKAGYCAVAPELYARQGDLSTMTDVKAIVRDVILKTPDAEWIADLDAAASWAVADSKADPERIGTMGWCRGGRGAWLYAAHRRDLKAAVAWYGPLGGDRTDLQPKTAGDVAPDIHAPLLALYGGADTGIPVASVEEARDRANAAGRTVELVVFPEAPHGFHADYRPSYRKDSAEQGWARALAFLKSHGVG